The Mesorhizobium loti DNA segment GAATTTGTGGTCGTGATTGATCGACAGGGCGCAACGCACCGTCTCGCCATAGTCGAGAATGGCGCTGGTGCGCGTCTGCGCCACCTTGTGGTTGGGATGGCCGAGCGTCTTGGCGTGGACGCCACTCGGATCGCCCAGCAACTGCCGGATCAGGTCGAGATAGTGGATCGAGTGCATGGCGATCTCGACGCGCGGCGCTTTGAGCAGGAACTCCCACAATTGCCACGGCGTCGCCAGTGCCAGCCAGGCGTCGAAATCGACGACCTCGCCGAGCCAGCCCTTGGCGATCGCATCCTTGAGCGCCAGCATCATCGGCGCGAAGCGCAGCTGAAAGTTCACGGCCGCCTTGAGATCCTTGGCGCGGCAGATTTCAAGGATTTCGGTTGCCTCGCCGAGATAGTTGCCCATCGGCTTCTGGATCAATGCGACCGCACCGTCAGGCAGGGCCTTCAGGATCTCGGCGTGCCGTCCCGGCGGCGTCGCCAGATCGAAGATCGCATCCTCGACGGCGGCCGCTTCGTCCACCGAGCGGAATGCGGTGACACCCCATTTCTCGGCCAGGGTCCGCGCCTTTGTCTGGTCCGGATCATAAAGTCCGGCGACCGGAAAACCTGCCTTTCTGTAGGCCGGGAAATGCGCATCTCCGACGATCGAACCTGCACCGAAAGTGACGATCGGCCGGGGCTTCGAGGGTTTGGGCCAAGACTGGATGAGCGAGGCAGGGTCGAAACCGACCTCAGTCATGATGGAAGACCTCGTCCATCGAAGCCCACCATTCGCCCTCCTTGCGGGTCGCCAGCGGCTCCTGGCACGGCATGCAGACCGCCCACCATTCCTGCGTCTTCGGGTCGGCTGCCATCTTGGCCATGTCGGCCGCGTAGTCGGTGCCGTGATACTCGAAATAGGAAAACAAGAGATTCTCCGGCCGCTTCAGGTAGATCGAATAATTCTTGATGTTGCAGGCCGAGATCATGGTCAGCACGTCGGGCCAGACGGCGGCATGCAGGCGGACATACTCCTCGACCTTTTCCGGCTTCAGCCCCAGCACCATTCCCATCCGCTGCATGTCCGTTCCCCTATTTGGTGATCGCCGTGGTGAACTCGGCGATGCTCATGGCCTTGACCGCGTCCCAGTCCCAATCGATGCCGATGCCGGGCTCGTCGGGCGCCAGCGCATGCCCATCCTCGATGCGCATATGCTTGCCGGTCAACTGGTCGAGCTGCGGAATGTACTCGACATAGCGGCCGTTCTGAACGGCGCAGGTCAGGCTGACATGCAATTCCATCAGGAAATGCGGGCAGACCGGAATATCGAAGGCTTCCGCCGCATGGGCGATCTTGAGCCAGGGCGTGATGCCGCCGATGCGGCCGACATCGACCTGCACGATCGAACAGGCGCCCTTCTGCATGTATTCGCGGAAATGGCGCATCGAATAGAGCGACTCGCCGATGGCGATCGGTGTCGGCGTCGAATTCGACAGCCTGATATGCCCGTCGATGTCGTCGGCCGGCAGCGGCTCCTCGATCCAGGCGAGATCGAGT contains these protein-coding regions:
- a CDS encoding Gfo/Idh/MocA family oxidoreductase translates to MTEVGFDPASLIQSWPKPSKPRPIVTFGAGSIVGDAHFPAYRKAGFPVAGLYDPDQTKARTLAEKWGVTAFRSVDEAAAVEDAIFDLATPPGRHAEILKALPDGAVALIQKPMGNYLGEATEILEICRAKDLKAAVNFQLRFAPMMLALKDAIAKGWLGEVVDFDAWLALATPWQLWEFLLKAPRVEIAMHSIHYLDLIRQLLGDPSGVHAKTLGHPNHKVAQTRTSAILDYGETVRCALSINHDHKFGRRHQACEFRICGTEGAAYLKLGLNLDYPRGEPDILEIYPKGGTDWVAVPLAGEWFPDAFVGRMANVQRFATGEDDELVSSVEDAWNTMALVEAAYKSSAAPATPIAERP